CAAGTAATCAAGGCAACGACGGGCTTGAACCTCTGTCATATATTGGAAATCAATCAAAATACTTTCATTTCCAGCCAACAAATCTACAATCTCAGTTGCATCTTCATATTTTCTTGGATAGCGAACGTCAATTGTCACTTTCTCATCTGAACGATGGCTTTGCATTGCCAATTCTTGCTGTCGCGCATGAAGACGAGTAATATTTGCATCTTTTGCTGATCCTGACTGAGCAGGTGCTGGTAATTCTTTAGAAGATGAGATGGCTGGGCTAACTGTTTCCTCTTGTTGAGTCTGGTAGTTAGTCGTTTCTTCTCCGTCTTCTGTAAAATAATCTATAAATTTATCGAATCTATCTTTTAAAGACATAGCTCTCTCCTATTTAAAAAATGCTGTACCAATTCGAACAAAGGTTGAGCCGAACTGAATCGCTTCTTTAAAATCACGACTCATTCCCATGCTTAGCTCTGTCATCGGTATATTAGGGATTTGTTTTTCTCTAATTTCTGCTTGCAGAGCCTGCGTATCCTTGAAAATTTCTTTCAATTCATCACTGTCTGCCTCAAAAGGAGCCATGGTCATTAAACCAACATACTCAATCTGATCTAACTTAGCCAATTCTGGCAAAAGTTCTAGCAATCCTTCTTTTGAAAACCCATGCTTGCTTTCTTCTCCAGAAATATTGACCTGCAAGAAACACTTGATAACATGATCTGTTCTCTTTTGAATTTCCTGGGCTAACTTAAGGGAATCTAAAGCATGAAAGTAATCCACATATGGGATTACTTCTTTCACTTTCCGTCTCTGTAGTGTTCCTATTAAATGCCAAGTAACTGGGTAATCTTTCAAGGCCTGATATTTTTCTAAAAATTTATCGACTCGATTTTCACCTATATGACGGACACCAAGCGGAAGCAAGGCTTCCGCTGTTTGTACATCTACATACTTTGTCACTGCGATTACTGAAACAGCATCTAGAGCACGGTTGGCTTCTTGACTAGCATCAGCTATTTGCTGAAAAACTAATTCAGTATTTTTTTTCAAATTCATTGATTAACGATTTTTGAAGAATGGAGGTGTATCCAATTCATCTTCATCTTGTGAAACTGGTGTTTCGAAGCGTTCTACTGGTGAAACAACTGGATCTGTTTGGCGAACAATTGACTCACGACGCAAGTCCCAGTCTCCAAAAGCAGAGGCTTGGTTTGTTTCAAAACGACGTGGGCTTGATTTAGGCATTTCTGCTGTCTCTTCCAAGTCGAATTGACGGTCAAATGTGTGCGCTTGTGGAGCTTTAGTTGATGGACGTCCAACTGGTTGGTTGTTACGAGCTCCAACTACTTTTTCCACTCGCTCTTGACGAACACCTGTCGCTACAACAGTAACACGGATTTCATCCTTCATGCTTTCGTCAATTGATGTTCCAAGCCAGATGTTTACACCTTGGCCAGCTGCTTGGTTGACAATTTCTGAAGCTTCTTCTGCTTCAATCAAGGTCAAATCAAGACCACCAGTAACGTTGACGATGACATCCTCTGCACCATCGATTGTTGTTTCAAGAAGTGGAGAGTAAATTGCTTTACGAGCCGCTTCAACAACGCGTTCTTCACCACTACCGATACCGATACCCATAAGAGCATTCCCTTTGTTGGCCATTACAGTTTTCACGTCAGCAAAGTCAAGGTTAATCAATCCTGGGTTCGTGATCAAGTCAGTAATCCCTTGAACACCTTGGCGAAGAACGTTATCTGCTTCGCTAAGAGCTTCAAGAAGTGGCGTTTTCTTATCAACGATTTCAAGCAAGTTGTTGTTAGAGATAATCAACAAAGTATCAACATGCTCGCGAAGTTCGTTGATTCCTTCTACAGCGTACTGACCACGTTTGCTTCCTTCAAATCCGAAAGGACGTGTCACAACACCAACTGTAAGAGCACCAAGATCTTTAGCGATACGTGCAATAACAGGGGCTGCACCTGTACCAGATCCACCACCCATACCTGCAGTGATAAAGACCATGTCCGCTCCAGTGATAGCTTCCGTCAAAGCTTCTTCACTTTCTTCTGCAGCTTTACGTCCAACTTCTGGACGACCTCCAGCACCCAAACCACGAGTCAATTTAGGACCAAGTTGGATAACTGTTTCTGCTTTCGTACTGCTAAGGGCTTGTACATCAGTGTTGGCTGCGATAAATTCTACACCAGCAACACCTTCGTCAACCATGCGGTTGATGGCGTTACCACCACCACCACCGACACCAATTACCTTAATAACTGCGCCTTGAGCTGCTGCTGTATCAAATGAAAATGTCATAATTTCTTATCCTCTTTTATTCATCAAACATGCTTCCGATCAAACCACGGAAACGTTCTGTTAACTTCGGTTTACTTTGAGAACTTGCTTGGAATTCTTCCTTGGGAGCAACTGGAGTTTCCTGCACAGTTTCAGCTGGAGCTGTTTGTGCTGGACTTGGTTGCGTTACTGGATTCAAACGTTGATTTGGAATGCCAAAGTTGATTGGTTTTTGACGAAGGAATTCATCTCCTTTAACTGCTTTTTGAGCAAGAAGATTGACTTCAGTCAATTTACCAGCAAACTCAGACAAGCTAATCACGTGCGCAAATGCAGGGTTGCGAATTCCAACTTGATTTGGTACATAAAGTTTTACGCGAACACCAAATACTTCTTGGGCTAATTCAACAATTCCTGGCAAAATTGCATTTCCACCGATAAGGACGATACCTCCTGGCAAATCTAACAAGTGTCTTCTTTCCAACTCTTGTTTGATTTGGTCAAAGATATGTTTGATGCGTGCTGAGATAATTTCTGCCAAGTAGCTTTCGGTTACTTCAACAGGTTCTACTTCACCAATTACTTCAACTTGGAAAGTTTCGTTACTTGCAAGTGGAACGTAAGCTTCACCATAGTTCAGTTTCAAACTTTCTGCAATTTTTTGAGATGTTTTCAAGACTTTAGAAATGTCTTTAGTAACGTAATCTCCACCTTCTTGGTAGATGTTAGTGAACTGCAATTCTTGGTTGCGAATAGTCGCTACAGTAGTCTGACCTCCACCCATGTCAATGACAGTCGCACCAAATTCACGTTCACCTTCATTGAGAACGGAGTTCACGATTGCCAAAGGTGAAATAATCACGTTATCAACATGAATACCTACACGCTCAACCGTCTTGCGAAGATTGTGTAGAATCGTACGAGGACCTGTGTAAAGCAGACCACGCATTTCCAAGCGGACACCCATCATACCACGAGGGTCACGGATGCCTTGGAATCCATCCACGATGAATTCTTCTGGAATAAAGGTAATCACTTCACGGTCAGGAGTCATGCTCTTTGTCAAAGCTGATTTGACAACATTTTCAACATCTTGATCTGTGATTTCTTTGGTATCTGAAGTTACAGGAATCATTCCTTGTGTTGGTTCAACCTGCAAGAGGTTTGCTGGAAGGCCAACGTTAACAGACTTAATAGAAATACCAGCTTTCTCTTCTGCCTGTGTGATTGCGGATTTGATCGCTGAAGCAGCTGCTTCAATATCAACAATAATTCCGTCTTTTACACCTTTACTTTTGGCATTGCTAACACCAATTACATTTACTTCGCCATCTCTATGCTCAGCTACTAGCACTTTAATCGAGCTAGTTCCGATATCTAAGCCTGTAAAAAAACCATCTCTAGTCATTACATCGCATCCTCTCTGTCTTCCAAGTTTCTCACTTCTATTTAATAACTATGTTTGGGCATAGCTATTCAAAGAATATTATAACACAAAAAATCCAATCGTGCTTAGTTTTTGATAAAATTCCTGCATGTTTTTTGAGAAAATTCTAGAAAAATTCTTCTTCTAAGAGATTATTTGAAGTTAACGTTCACAATTTCTTTTTTGTTTCTTAAAAATCCAAAAAAGAGAAGATCATTTTAGATCTTCTCTTGAATAAATTCTTCCGATTTTTGTTGTAAAAAATTTTCTACTAATTTCCCTGTTAAGCGAATTGCTATCACGATAACAGTCGAAACAATGAGATAATTTAAGGGCTGGCCGAAGCTTCCAACAAGTGGTGGTTTGTTTAAAAATCCATAATCTCCACCTACAACTAAGTTGACAACCCATATCAAGCCATTTAAGGCGAAGGTAATCACCACCACATTCTTCAAATCGAGAAGGGAAGGTTGATAGTTTCTAAACAAGTATAGGAGCGCATTTCCTAAAAGGGCAACATGTCCGATAATGAAGGACAAAATGGTCACGTGTGGAAATGGGTAGGGATCAAAGAGTGGGTAAGCCAGTGCTGCTGTTGCTCCAAAAGTTCCTAAAAGGGCAAAGTACTGTTTGTACTTGGATGTCCCTGGAATTAAGAGCATCACAAACATGGCGATACGGCAATGATAGAAGGGCAAACTTTCTGACAGAGGCATGAGATTCCCCCAATACCAGCTATACAGAACAATCAGTTGAACAGACTGAAGAATCTGAATAAAACGCTGGTAAGCAACTTTGTCGCGAAAACGATAAGAAGCATAAAAAGTAAGAGCCAATAAACATAACAAACCAATGTACCAGTGAAGTTCAAACTGGGGCGGTTCTGATATCTGTGTGGTAAATAATTTATCCCACAAATTCATATTCTATTCCTCGTTCATCTAGCTAGAGGCAGTAAAAAAAATTCACTCCCCCCAGCTTTTAAATTTTTTGAAAAAACTTGATTCTATGCCATGCATAGAATACTTGAGTCTTAAATTCGCAACCTATTATATCATTTGTATTGCAGAAATGCACCTTGTAGATACCCTTTTTTGATTTGTCAACTTCTCTAGCATAAACTAATCAACATATTGGTCTCTTTGTCCTTTATAAACTTGCCAAAGAATCTCCATTTGCTCCTTGGTGATGCGTTTTTCAGATAAAACTGGCAATTGGTCAATGGCAAAAAATTGAAGCTCAGCAATTTCTTGATTCTCTTGAAATTGTCCATCAAGAAGTTGGCATTCAAAGACAAACTTTGCATATTGTTTGCTCTGTAGTTGGAAACGATTGGTATCAAAAACTGCAAGTAACCTTTCAGCTTTTGCTGTAAAACCGGTTTCTTCTTCAATTTCTTTGAGAATATTTTCGGTTGGAGAGTAGCCGACTTCACCAAAACCACCTGGCAAAGCCCAACTATCCTCCCCTTTTCCTCTAACTAAACAGACTTTTTCATCCTCAACAATCCAAGCACGGACGTCCATCAGAGGAGTTGCATAAGCGGACGTTGGTTTCAAGACTTCTGCCACTTCTTCTGCATCGAGGTCTGATACCTGATTCAACATTTCAGATAAAAGGCTTCGCAAGTCTTCGTAACGCTCGCGGTCAAAAGGATCTTTTGTAAAGGTTAATCCAGTATCTGTAATGGCAATCATTCTTTGCAGATACTTGGCAAAATCACTTGCATTCATTTTCTAAACTTTCTACCAACCTGGCTAGATTCATGGAGTTAGAGCCTTTGAGCAGGATTTGATCATTCGCACCGAGACTTTCCTTGACTTGCTTTACTAGGTCTTCAAATTGGTCCTCGTCGGCTGTTTTTTTGAAGTAATAAACGTGGCCGATTGGGAACATTTGACTAGCAAGTTGGCTTAATTCGGCAATGTCTTCTCCATAGAAAATCACGGTATCCACCACATCTGGCGATAGGCTCAAAATCATCTGGTTATGGAGTTGGACAGACTGGTCTCCGAGTTCCTTCATGTCTGCCAAGACAGCGATTTTCTTGCCTCCTTCGTTGGCTGGGATGGCAGAGAATGTCTCCAAAATCAACTTCATAGCTGTTGGATTAGCATTGTATACGTCAGACAGAATATCTGCTCCATTGGCTGCTTTCTTCCACTCAGTACGATTGCGGGTCAATTCTAGGTTCTGAAAGGCCTGATGAATTTGCTCCTCTGACACTCCTTCTTGAAGAGCCACATAAGCAGCAATCATAGCATTGGTGGCATTGTACTTACCTGTCACTGGCAAATCGAGGGCTTGCTCCAAGAAATTGGCCTTAAAGGTCAGACTATCCTTGCGCTCAATCAAGTCCGTGATTTCTAACTCAGCTCCTGGCCCAAAACGGACCACTTTTTTATCTGTAGGCAAGTAGTCCTCTACAATCGGGTCAGCTGGTGCCAAAAGCAAAGAACCTGGTGCCATACCATCAGCAATTTGCATCTTCCCTTTAGCAATCTCCGAACGGTCTTTGAAAAAGGCCAAATGAGCCTCTCCAACCAAGGTCACAATGGCTGTTTTTGGATGAGCTAATTCAGACAAGAGATGGATATCTCCCAAGTGATCCTGCCCCATCTCCAAGACCAACTTTTCAGTCTCCTCAGGCATATGGAGAACCGTATAGGGAAGACCAATCTCGTTATTGTAATTGCCTTGCGTTTTGTAGGTCTTGTAGGTTGTTGACAGTAAATGCGCCAACATATCCTTGGTCGTCGTCTTGCCATTTGAACCCGTTACTGCAAAGACATCAACTGCCGTTTTTTCAAGATAGTAGGCTGCAAGGGTTTGAAAGGCAGTCAAAACGTCGTCTACTAGAATGTAGGGATGATTTGCAACCTCTTTCTCAGACAAGGTTACTACTGCACCATTTTCAAAAGCTGTTTCGATAAAGTCGTGACCGTCACGCGCACCTTTAAGTGGCACAAACAAATCACCTGTCCCAATCAAACGACTGTCAAACTCAGCCTTTTCTAACTGAACGTCCGCAAAAAGACTAACGTCATTTTTAGCTCCTACAACTTGGGCCACTTCATGGATTGTTAATTTCATTTCTACTCCTTTAAAAAGGGTTGAAGTCCAAGAACTCTAGTCACCATGCAGTGATCGTTCTGACTTCTACCCCTTCTTTCATTTTTATAGCAAATGCGCTTCGCGCTTGTCAAAGCTTTCCTTAGCAAGGTCAACCAAATGCTCGATTAGTTCTGGGTAGCTGAACCCCATATTGTCCCAAAGCAGTGGATACATAGACCACTGGGTAAAACCTGGCATGGTATTGAGCTCATTTAGGAAAATCTCGCCCTTATCGGTATAGAAGAAATCACAACGAGACAGACCGAGGCCACCGATTGCACGGAAGGCTGTTTCTGCATTATGACGCATGACAGCTACTACATCATCACTAATCTTGGCTGGGATGTCCATGGTAATCTTGTTATCGATATATTTGGCATCGTAGTCATAAAAGGCAACATCCTTGACCACTTCACCAGGAAGCGTGCTCTTCACTTCGTAGTTGCCCAAGAGACCAACCTCGATTTCACGGGCATTTACCCCTTGCTCTACCAAGACACGGCTGTCATATTGGAAGGCAAGTTCTAGAGCTTGGCGGAGTTCTTCTTGGTTTTCAGACTTAGAAATACCGACACTGGAACCCATGTTTGACGGCTTCGTGAAGACTGGATAAGTCAGTTTTTCTTCAACTTCAGCGATTTTAGAAGTCACATCATCTCCTTCGACAATGGCCACATAAGGAACTTGAGCGATCCCGACAGATTCTAACACACGCTTGGTCGTGATTTTATCCATGGCAAGACTTGATGACAAGATATTGCAACCGACATAAGGCATTTTCAAAACTTCAAGGAATCCTTGAACAGAGCCATCTTCTCCCATCGGACCATGAAGAACTGGAAAGACCACTGCGCCTTCTTCGTAGATGGCACTTGGCGCTATTTTCTTATCCCAGTCAATAGTCGCATTGGTCATGAGACGATCCTCTTGACCTGGAGTCTGGCTAAATTCCTGTGTTTTGATAAAGTCACCTGACTGGCTGATGAAGAAAGTCTTGACTGTGAAACGGTCGTAGTTGACCGCACGCATCACACTTTCAGCTGAAAGGACAGAGACTTCACGCTCTGCACTACGCCCACCGTATAAAAGAATAATTGTTTGTTTCATATTGCTTGTCCTAATTCTAATAGAATACTCGTTCTTTAGTATATCATATTTGCTTCTTTTTTGAAACTTGAACATGGTACTAGAATTTCAGAGAGATAAAAAGAGACCGTTAACATCAAATTCGGTCTCCTTGGTTTTTAACTAAATGAATTGAAGTTCGTAAATTTGTCTACTCCTACAACTCTGTCCGATTTTCAATGGCTCGTAAGAGTGTGACTTCGTCTGCATACTCGATATCTGCTCCCACGGCTAAACCTCGTGCTAGACGAGTGACCTTGATACCAGCTGGTTTGAGAAGTCGAGAGATATACATGGAGGTCGCCTCACCATCTGCTGTTGCATTGGTGGCTACGATAACCTCTGAAACTTCGCTATCCATGAGACGAGTCATGAGACTTTTGAGGTTTATGTCATCTGGGCTAATTCCATTCATAGGGGATATCAAACCGTGTAAAACATGGTAAAGTCCGTGGTATTCTTGGATGTTTTCCATAGCAGCAACATCTCGGCTATCCTCCAGAACCAGAATCGTAGACTGGTCACGGCTAGGATCGGTACAGATAGAACAAGGATCATCATCGGTCAAGCGTCCACAAATAGAGCAATAGGTCAATTCACGCTTGGCTGCAAGAAGATTTTTTGCAAATTCATTGACGTCATCATCCGACATCCCAATGGTATAAAAGGCCAGTCGAGTTGCTGTCTTAATCCCGATACCCGGAAGTTTAGAATAACTGTCAATCAGCTTAGCTATAGGTGTTGGGTAAAGCATGGCTTCCTTTCTAGTTCATTGGATGGTGTTGGTTGTATAGATTGATAATGTCGCGAGCAATCGAAGGTCCGACACCATTAGTTAGATTCGTATTATGCGGGAAAACAACTGCGACTGCAATCTGCGGATTATCGGTTGGCGCATAGGCTACGGCGTTGGTATTGTCGGAATTTTGGCCGCCATTGACGTAACTTTCGGCTGTACCGGTTTTTCCGCTGATGGAGACTGCTGCCCCATTTGAAAAGGCACGACCTGTCGTAAGAGCACTTGTCCCGTGCGATACTTGGTAAAATCCTTGTTGCAAGATAGACATGTCAGACTCAGAAATATTAATCTTATTCATTTCCGTGCTGTCATTTTGCTTAATGAGTTCTCCTAGACCGCCTTGTTCGTTGTTGTCGTAGACTCCTTCCACGATATGAGGAGCTAAGCGGACACCATTATTGGCAATCGTTGCTACATACTGAGCTAACTGCATCGGTGTGTAGTTATCAAACTGCCCAAAGGCATTATTTAGATAGTTGGCCAAATCGTAGTCTTTAGGAATAAAGCCTGTTGACTCATCTGGTAAATCGATCCCTGTTGACACGCCCAAACCATATTCACCAAAGGTTGAACGAAGTTTTCCCATGGCAGATTCAAGATTGTTGGTTCCTACTGTCATATTCGGCTGATAAGTTTGCCCCATGATGCCAAGAGCTGTCTGGACCATGTAGGTATTGGATGAATACTCCAAGGCCTCAACGGCTGTAATCGGGAAAGAACCGTAATAAGGGGTATACCAGGAATTGATCGGAGCAGAACCTTGGAAGACGATTGGTTGATCTGTCAGGGTTTGATTTCCTGACAAGACCCCATTTTCCCAACCAGAGCTAAGGGTTGCCGCCTTAACGACAGATCCTGGTACAAAGACATTGGTTATCGTTCCAAGCGAATCTGAACTTAATTCACCGGATTCGACATCATGCTTGACACCCGACATCGCTAGAACTGCACCGGTTTTAGGATTGAGGGCTACAGCGTAGACTCCTTCAGAGTATTTGGCTCCACCGTTACCCAACTCTGAGTTGAAGTAGCTCTTGAGTAGGTCGTCCACACCATTCTGGAAAGCTAGGTCAACCGTTAACTTGATGTTGTTTCCTTTGCTTCCTTCTTCGACATTTTCCACACTTTCCATATTTCCGTGTTTGTCGAGGTGGATTTCTTTGACGGAGCGTTTCCCTTGAAGAACATCTTCATAT
This window of the Streptococcus sp. D7B5 genome carries:
- a CDS encoding cell division protein SepF, translated to MSLKDRFDKFIDYFTEDGEETTNYQTQQEETVSPAISSSKELPAPAQSGSAKDANITRLHARQQELAMQSHRSDEKVTIDVRYPRKYEDATEIVDLLAGNESILIDFQYMTEVQARRCLDYLDGARHVLAGNMKKVASTMYLLTPVNVIVNIEDIKLPDESQSAEFGFDIKRNRAR
- a CDS encoding YggS family pyridoxal phosphate-dependent enzyme — encoded protein: MNLKKNTELVFQQIADASQEANRALDAVSVIAVTKYVDVQTAEALLPLGVRHIGENRVDKFLEKYQALKDYPVTWHLIGTLQRRKVKEVIPYVDYFHALDSLKLAQEIQKRTDHVIKCFLQVNISGEESKHGFSKEGLLELLPELAKLDQIEYVGLMTMAPFEADSDELKEIFKDTQALQAEIREKQIPNIPMTELSMGMSRDFKEAIQFGSTFVRIGTAFFK
- the ftsZ gene encoding cell division protein FtsZ, whose product is MTFSFDTAAAQGAVIKVIGVGGGGGNAINRMVDEGVAGVEFIAANTDVQALSSTKAETVIQLGPKLTRGLGAGGRPEVGRKAAEESEEALTEAITGADMVFITAGMGGGSGTGAAPVIARIAKDLGALTVGVVTRPFGFEGSKRGQYAVEGINELREHVDTLLIISNNNLLEIVDKKTPLLEALSEADNVLRQGVQGITDLITNPGLINLDFADVKTVMANKGNALMGIGIGSGEERVVEAARKAIYSPLLETTIDGAEDVIVNVTGGLDLTLIEAEEASEIVNQAAGQGVNIWLGTSIDESMKDEIRVTVVATGVRQERVEKVVGARNNQPVGRPSTKAPQAHTFDRQFDLEETAEMPKSSPRRFETNQASAFGDWDLRRESIVRQTDPVVSPVERFETPVSQDEDELDTPPFFKNR
- the ftsA gene encoding cell division protein FtsA, with translation MTRDGFFTGLDIGTSSIKVLVAEHRDGEVNVIGVSNAKSKGVKDGIIVDIEAAASAIKSAITQAEEKAGISIKSVNVGLPANLLQVEPTQGMIPVTSDTKEITDQDVENVVKSALTKSMTPDREVITFIPEEFIVDGFQGIRDPRGMMGVRLEMRGLLYTGPRTILHNLRKTVERVGIHVDNVIISPLAIVNSVLNEGEREFGATVIDMGGGQTTVATIRNQELQFTNIYQEGGDYVTKDISKVLKTSQKIAESLKLNYGEAYVPLASNETFQVEVIGEVEPVEVTESYLAEIISARIKHIFDQIKQELERRHLLDLPGGIVLIGGNAILPGIVELAQEVFGVRVKLYVPNQVGIRNPAFAHVISLSEFAGKLTEVNLLAQKAVKGDEFLRQKPINFGIPNQRLNPVTQPSPAQTAPAETVQETPVAPKEEFQASSQSKPKLTERFRGLIGSMFDE
- a CDS encoding TIGR02206 family membrane protein; this encodes MNLWDKLFTTQISEPPQFELHWYIGLLCLLALTFYASYRFRDKVAYQRFIQILQSVQLIVLYSWYWGNLMPLSESLPFYHCRIAMFVMLLIPGTSKYKQYFALLGTFGATAALAYPLFDPYPFPHVTILSFIIGHVALLGNALLYLFRNYQPSLLDLKNVVVITFALNGLIWVVNLVVGGDYGFLNKPPLVGSFGQPLNYLIVSTVIVIAIRLTGKLVENFLQQKSEEFIQEKI
- a CDS encoding NUDIX hydrolase produces the protein MNASDFAKYLQRMIAITDTGLTFTKDPFDRERYEDLRSLLSEMLNQVSDLDAEEVAEVLKPTSAYATPLMDVRAWIVEDEKVCLVRGKGEDSWALPGGFGEVGYSPTENILKEIEEETGFTAKAERLLAVFDTNRFQLQSKQYAKFVFECQLLDGQFQENQEIAELQFFAIDQLPVLSEKRITKEQMEILWQVYKGQRDQYVD
- the murF gene encoding UDP-N-acetylmuramoyl-tripeptide--D-alanyl-D-alanine ligase codes for the protein MKLTIHEVAQVVGAKNDVSLFADVQLEKAEFDSRLIGTGDLFVPLKGARDGHDFIETAFENGAVVTLSEKEVANHPYILVDDVLTAFQTLAAYYLEKTAVDVFAVTGSNGKTTTKDMLAHLLSTTYKTYKTQGNYNNEIGLPYTVLHMPEETEKLVLEMGQDHLGDIHLLSELAHPKTAIVTLVGEAHLAFFKDRSEIAKGKMQIADGMAPGSLLLAPADPIVEDYLPTDKKVVRFGPGAELEITDLIERKDSLTFKANFLEQALDLPVTGKYNATNAMIAAYVALQEGVSEEQIHQAFQNLELTRNRTEWKKAANGADILSDVYNANPTAMKLILETFSAIPANEGGKKIAVLADMKELGDQSVQLHNQMILSLSPDVVDTVIFYGEDIAELSQLASQMFPIGHVYYFKKTADEDQFEDLVKQVKESLGANDQILLKGSNSMNLARLVESLENECK
- a CDS encoding D-alanine--D-alanine ligase, with protein sequence MKQTIILLYGGRSAEREVSVLSAESVMRAVNYDRFTVKTFFISQSGDFIKTQEFSQTPGQEDRLMTNATIDWDKKIAPSAIYEEGAVVFPVLHGPMGEDGSVQGFLEVLKMPYVGCNILSSSLAMDKITTKRVLESVGIAQVPYVAIVEGDDVTSKIAEVEEKLTYPVFTKPSNMGSSVGISKSENQEELRQALELAFQYDSRVLVEQGVNAREIEVGLLGNYEVKSTLPGEVVKDVAFYDYDAKYIDNKITMDIPAKISDDVVAVMRHNAETAFRAIGGLGLSRCDFFYTDKGEIFLNELNTMPGFTQWSMYPLLWDNMGFSYPELIEHLVDLAKESFDKREAHLL
- the recR gene encoding recombination mediator RecR; amino-acid sequence: MLYPTPIAKLIDSYSKLPGIGIKTATRLAFYTIGMSDDDVNEFAKNLLAAKRELTYCSICGRLTDDDPCSICTDPSRDQSTILVLEDSRDVAAMENIQEYHGLYHVLHGLISPMNGISPDDINLKSLMTRLMDSEVSEVIVATNATADGEATSMYISRLLKPAGIKVTRLARGLAVGADIEYADEVTLLRAIENRTEL
- the pbp2b gene encoding penicillin-binding protein PBP2B, giving the protein MRKFNSHSIPIRLNLLFAIVILLFMAIIGRLLYMQVLNKDFYETKLASASQTRVTTSSARGQIYDAAGKPLVENTVKQVVSFTRNNKMTAAELKETAKKLLTYVNVTSPNLTDRQIADYYLADQDVYKKTVESLPSDKRLDSDGNRLSEATLYNNAVESIDVSQLNYTDDQKKEIYLFSQLNAVENFATGTISTDALDDTQVALVASASKELPGISISTSWDRKVLDTSLSTIVGSVSSEKSGLPAEEVDAYLKKGYSLNDRVGTSYLEKQYEDVLQGKRSVKEIHLDKHGNMESVENVEEGSKGNNIKLTVDLAFQNGVDDLLKSYFNSELGNGGAKYSEGVYAVALNPKTGAVLAMSGVKHDVESGELSSDSLGTITNVFVPGSVVKAATLSSGWENGVLSGNQTLTDQPIVFQGSAPINSWYTPYYGSFPITAVEALEYSSNTYMVQTALGIMGQTYQPNMTVGTNNLESAMGKLRSTFGEYGLGVSTGIDLPDESTGFIPKDYDLANYLNNAFGQFDNYTPMQLAQYVATIANNGVRLAPHIVEGVYDNNEQGGLGELIKQNDSTEMNKINISESDMSILQQGFYQVSHGTSALTTGRAFSNGAAVSISGKTGTAESYVNGGQNSDNTNAVAYAPTDNPQIAVAVVFPHNTNLTNGVGPSIARDIINLYNQHHPMN